In Oryza glaberrima chromosome 8, OglaRS2, whole genome shotgun sequence, the following are encoded in one genomic region:
- the LOC127781426 gene encoding ETHYLENE INSENSITIVE 3-like 3 protein — MGNPSILTEDLGDTSDFEVDGVENLTENDVSDEEIDAEELARRMWKDKIKLKRIKERQQKLALQQAALEESKTKKMSEQALRKKTARVQDGILRYMLKLMEVCNARGFVYGIIPDKGKPVSGASDNIRAWWKEKVRFDVNGPVAIAKYEVENSMLVDAKRRGVLNQHSLMDLQDATLGSLLSSLMQHCSPQQRKYPLDKGVPPPWWPSGNEDWWISLGLPMGISPPYRKPHDLKKVWKVGVLMGVIKHMAPNFDKIRNCVRKSKCLQDKMTAKESLIWLGVLRREEIYFRSSDNVGSQITHRSSREGKSDDIYSSSDEYDVDHLEEPPRSSSSKDDVGRRQPTAQIREEHTSSRHNRGRHDQQPNQVLPSNEGTNESRKRKRPSGHLLTAESEVEVTQKDDNQLAIVSNALPNMSRINQTEMMGMANQMTSLSHVNTTETLQHQYVQGNFVSSPAAVVNNYNSNQITNVNPSRIYMGYQPLACQNNGHTNPWSEDTFQVDVGPPPIDFTTNSSSGGNHSLPMKQSLPKSIDDHVPITETGVLADSSSYGYHITATGSRNSTSVAGHGNQLMGDPFDSGTADKFNGNSFDGLPFDFIGSSPIPDIGVLLDDDDIMPYLGT, encoded by the coding sequence ATGGGCAATCCTTCTATTCTCACGGAGGATTTAGGCGATACGTCTGACTTTGAGGTTGATGGCGTCGAGAACCTCACGGAGAATGATGTCAGTGATGAGGAGATTGATGCCGAGGAGCTGGCCCGACGGATGTGGAAAGACAAGATCAAGCTGAAGAGGATCAAGGAGAGGCAGCAGAAGCTTGCTCTGCAGCAGGCAGCACTAGAGGAGTCCAAAACAAAGAAGATGTCTGAGCAGGCTCTCCGCAAGAAGACGGCGAGAGTCCAGGATGGGATCTTGAGGTACATGCTCAAGCTGATGGAGGTGTGCAATGCTCGTGGGTTTGTTTATGGGATCATTCCTGATAAAGGGAAGCCTGTCAGTGGTGCATCGGATAACATTAGAGCTTGGTGGAAGGAGAAGGTTCGGTTCGATGTGAATGGGCCGGTTGCCATTGCAAAGTATGAGGTTGAGAACTCAATGCTGGTTGATGCTAAGCGCAGAGGGGTCTTGAACCAGCATAGCTTGATGGATCTCCAGGATGCTACCCTGGGATCATTGCTCTCATCGTTGATGCAGCATTGCAGCCCGCAGCAGCGCAAGTACCCACTGGATAAGGGTGTCCCTCCCCCATGGTGGCCATCAGGAAATGAGGATTGGTGGATTTCTTTAGGCCTTCCAATGGGAATATCACCACCATACAGAAAACCACATGATCTTAAGAAGGTTTGGAAGGTTGGCGTGCTGATGGGTGTGATCAAGCACATGGCCCCAAACTTTGATAAGATCAGGAATTGTGTAAGGAAATCGAAGTGCTTGCAAGACAAAATGACTGCTAAAGAGAGCTTGATTTGGCTGGGAGTTCTTCGAAGAGAGGAAATATATTTTCGCAGTTCTGACAATGTTGGATCACAGATTACACACCGTAGTTCTCGTGAGGGAAAAAGTGATGATATATATAGCAGCAGTGATGAGTATGATGTCGACCATTTGGAGGAACCTCCTCGCTCTTCATCATCCAAAGATGATGTGGGGCGTCGTCAGCCAACTGCGCAGATCAGAGAGGAGCATACCTCTAGTCGACACAACAGAGGACGCCATGATCAGCAACCCAATCAAGTACTTCCTAGCAATGAAGGGACCAATGAAtcaaggaagagaaagagaccTAGTGGTCATTTACTTACTGCTGAATCTGAGGTTGAGGTAACACAAAAAGATGACAATCAACTAGCCATTGTGAGCAACGCATTGCCCAATATGAGCAGAATAAACCAAACGGAGATGATGGGCATGGCTAACCAGATGACAAGCCTCAGCCATGTCAATACAACTGAAACTCTACAgcatcaatatgttcaagggaACTTCGTATCTTCTCCTGCTGCTGTGGTTAATAACTATAACAGCAACCAGATTACAAATGTTAATCCTTCAAGGATTTATATGGGATATCAGCCTTTAGCATGCCAAAATAATGGTCACACAAATCCATGGTCTGAAGACACTTTTCAGGTTGATGTTGGTCCACCACCTATTGATTTTACTACTAATTCTTCGTCAGGTGGTAATCATTCTTTGCCCATGAAACAATCACTACCAAAATCTATAGATGATCATGTGCCTATTACGGAGACTGGGGTGTTGGCTGATAGCAGTTCATATGGTTATCATATCACAGCCACAGGTAGTAGGAATTCAACCTCTGTTGCTGGCCATGGAAATCAGCTCAtgggagatcctttcgacagtGGTACTGCTGATAAGTTCAATGGGAATTCGTTTGATGGATTGCCTTTTGACTTCATTGGTAGTAGTCCAATCCCTGACATCGGTGTATTGctagatgatgatgatataatGCCATATCTGGGAACATAA